Proteins encoded together in one Triticum dicoccoides isolate Atlit2015 ecotype Zavitan chromosome 7B, WEW_v2.0, whole genome shotgun sequence window:
- the LOC119341957 gene encoding uncharacterized protein LOC119341957 — protein MSFEDAVCKLAADIAAASPALVKKAVDALARSSRACAAADAFIHLFLGTFYVIVALIFFDTVAVRVCGGDYAVRSVLSEIAGCIFIASLFLSAPAFLLFFLRAAGSSSELAEGLLMKNFDERFSSASESPTSRLGRAAARLFAWSFWLGFISWSLQLCGLFPEISDLLDDASNLGIWSCFALIYLRAGIALRRMNPRPSDIIVAEADHAASPTQDFELAAATR, from the exons ATGAGTTTCGAAGACGCGGTCTGCAAGCTCGCTGCCGACATAGCGGCCGCCTCGCCGGCGCTGGTGAAGAAGGCCGTGGACGCACTGGCGCGCAGCAGCCGTGCCTGCGCCGCTGCTGATGCCTTTATCCACCTGTTCCTGGGCACGTTCTATGTGATCGTCGCGCTAATTTTCTTCGACACGGTCGCGGTCCGAGTCTGCGGCGGCGACTACGCGGTGAGATCCGTCCTGTCCGAGATCGCGGGATGCATCTTTATAGCCTCCCTGTTTCTTTCAGCGCCAGCATTCCTGCTCTTCTTCCTGCGCGCAGCAGGCAGCAGCAGCGAG CTGGCGGAGGGCCTCCTCATGAAGAATTTCGATGAGCGGTTTTCTAGTGCCTCTGAAAGCCCTACGTCGCGGCTAGGCAGGGCAGCTGCACGGCTTTTTGCTTGGTCATTTTGGTTGGGATTCATCTCGTGGAGTCTTCAGCTGTGTGGACTATTTCCAGAGATTTCTGACCTTCTTGACGACGCGTCTAATCTGGGCATCTGGTCATGTTTCGCTCTCATCTATTTGCGTGCTGGAATAGCGCTGCGGAGGATGAATCCCAGGCCCAGTGACATCATCGTGGCAGAGGCAGATCACGCGGCTTCACCTACTCAG GATTTCGAGCTGGCTGCAGCAACAAGGTGA
- the LOC119337905 gene encoding uncharacterized protein LOC119337905 isoform X4, with product MATGREAGEAAPWEEEEQREWADLTPVCLAEAFSRLGLEDLRRGAMACCRSWRAAARSRPALFVVLDLRPAFEAVSAALLDAALDPTMHTVSLATTRRPGSPPGRRVGGSVRGGGAEGEEGGDGAEHTAERLQSQASPDDEFENEGHGGTGPPRGGLQEGAGLGALQAVAGEPAGGEGPACPREAQPPPDPHPGGGHVRAARGIPQVQGRHHGRGNPSQGIFFARGPAVAVLILLQSKGQTYVVLTEQARVPIGKFILELPAGMLDDENGDFVGTAVREESDEFHKLSGSSYSCCAGKLHPVQLKVLTVHLMCL from the exons ATGGCGACCGGACgcgaggccggcgaggcggcgccgtgggaggaggaggagcagagggaGTGGGCGGATCTGACGCCCGTGTGCCTGGCGGAGGCGTTCTCACGGCTGGGCCTGGAGGACCTGCGGCGCGGCGCCATGGCGTGCTGCCGCTCCTGGCGGGCGGCCGCGCGCTCCCGGCCGGCGCTATTCGTCGTGCTCGACCTCCGCCCGGCTTTCGAGGCCGTCAGCGCTGCACTTCTGGACGCCGCACTCGACCCCACCATGCACACTGTCTCTCTCGCGACCACGCGCCGGCCAGGTTCGCCGCCTGGGCGACGGGTGGGAGGATCCGTCAGAGGAGGGGGAGCGGAGGGAGAGGAAGGCGGAGATGGCGCAGAGCACACTGCCGAGAGGCTGCAGAGCCAGGCCTCCCCCGACGACGAGTTCGAGAACGAGGGTCATGGCGGCACCGGGCCTCCCCGAGGCGGACTTCAGGAAGGCGCTGGACTCGGCGCTCTTCAGGCGGTGGCTGGAGAGCCTGCAGGCGGAGAAGGGCCTGCTTGCCCACGGGAAGCTCAGCCTCCGCCAGATCCTCATCCAG GGGGTGGACATGTTCGGGCAGCGCGTGGGATTCCTCAAGTTCAAGGCCGACATCATGGACGAGGAAACCCAAGCCAAG GGATTTTCTTTGCAAGAGGGCCTGCTGTTGCTGTGTTGATCCTTTTGCAGTCCAAAGGGCAAACTTATGTTGTTCTTACTGAACAG GCTAGAGTTCCTATTGGGAAGTTTATATTGGAGCTACCAGCTGGAATGCTAGATGATGAAAACGGCGACTTTGTTGGCACCGCAGTCCGAGAG GAATCCGACGAGTTCCATAAGCTGTCTGGATCTTCGTACTCTTGCTGTGCTGGCAAACTCCACCCTGTCCAGCTCAAG GTACTAACTGTACATTTGATGTGCCTGTGA
- the LOC119337905 gene encoding uncharacterized protein LOC119337905 isoform X3 — translation MATGREAGEAAPWEEEEQREWADLTPVCLAEAFSRLGLEDLRRGAMACCRSWRAAARSRPALFVVLDLRPAFEAVSAALLDAALDPTMHTVSLATTRRPGSPPGRRVGGSVRGGGAEGEEGGDGAEHTAERLQSQASPDDEFENEGHGGTGPPRGGLQEGAGLGALQAVAGEPAGGEGPACPREAQPPPDPHPGGGHVRAARGIPQVQGRHHGRGNPSQGIFFARGPAVAVLILLQSKGQTYVVLTEQARVPIGKFILELPAGMLDDENGDFVGTAVREVHKAYTNLAATARNPTSSISCLDLRTLAVLANSTLSSSRY, via the exons ATGGCGACCGGACgcgaggccggcgaggcggcgccgtgggaggaggaggagcagagggaGTGGGCGGATCTGACGCCCGTGTGCCTGGCGGAGGCGTTCTCACGGCTGGGCCTGGAGGACCTGCGGCGCGGCGCCATGGCGTGCTGCCGCTCCTGGCGGGCGGCCGCGCGCTCCCGGCCGGCGCTATTCGTCGTGCTCGACCTCCGCCCGGCTTTCGAGGCCGTCAGCGCTGCACTTCTGGACGCCGCACTCGACCCCACCATGCACACTGTCTCTCTCGCGACCACGCGCCGGCCAGGTTCGCCGCCTGGGCGACGGGTGGGAGGATCCGTCAGAGGAGGGGGAGCGGAGGGAGAGGAAGGCGGAGATGGCGCAGAGCACACTGCCGAGAGGCTGCAGAGCCAGGCCTCCCCCGACGACGAGTTCGAGAACGAGGGTCATGGCGGCACCGGGCCTCCCCGAGGCGGACTTCAGGAAGGCGCTGGACTCGGCGCTCTTCAGGCGGTGGCTGGAGAGCCTGCAGGCGGAGAAGGGCCTGCTTGCCCACGGGAAGCTCAGCCTCCGCCAGATCCTCATCCAG GGGGTGGACATGTTCGGGCAGCGCGTGGGATTCCTCAAGTTCAAGGCCGACATCATGGACGAGGAAACCCAAGCCAAG GGATTTTCTTTGCAAGAGGGCCTGCTGTTGCTGTGTTGATCCTTTTGCAGTCCAAAGGGCAAACTTATGTTGTTCTTACTGAACAG GCTAGAGTTCCTATTGGGAAGTTTATATTGGAGCTACCAGCTGGAATGCTAGATGATGAAAACGGCGACTTTGTTGGCACCGCAGTCCGAGAG GTTCACAAGGCATATACCAATCTTGCTGCCACTGCCAGGAATCCGACGAGTTCCATAAGCTGTCTGGATCTTCGTACTCTTGCTGTGCTGGCAAACTCCACCCTGTCCAGCTCAAG GTACTAA
- the LOC119337905 gene encoding nudix hydrolase 14, chloroplastic-like isoform X6 → MAQSTLPRGCRARPPPTTSSRTRVMAAPGLPEADFRKALDSALFRRWLESLQAEKGLLAHGKLSLRQILIQGVDMFGQRVGFLKFKADIMDEETQAKIPGIFFARGPAVAVLILLQSKGQTYVVLTEQARVPIGKFILELPAGMLDDENGDFVGTAVREVHKAYTNLAATARNPTSSISCLDLRTLAVLANSTLSSSRLECLLTQSCFKDVSVKLPSSLFDIRSLNYWKDTGSNIYW, encoded by the exons ATGGCGCAGAGCACACTGCCGAGAGGCTGCAGAGCCAGGCCTCCCCCGACGACGAGTTCGAGAACGAGGGTCATGGCGGCACCGGGCCTCCCCGAGGCGGACTTCAGGAAGGCGCTGGACTCGGCGCTCTTCAGGCGGTGGCTGGAGAGCCTGCAGGCGGAGAAGGGCCTGCTTGCCCACGGGAAGCTCAGCCTCCGCCAGATCCTCATCCAG GGGGTGGACATGTTCGGGCAGCGCGTGGGATTCCTCAAGTTCAAGGCCGACATCATGGACGAGGAAACCCAAGCCAAG ATTCCAGGGATTTTCTTTGCAAGAGGGCCTGCTGTTGCTGTGTTGATCCTTTTGCAGTCCAAAGGGCAAACTTATGTTGTTCTTACTGAACAG GCTAGAGTTCCTATTGGGAAGTTTATATTGGAGCTACCAGCTGGAATGCTAGATGATGAAAACGGCGACTTTGTTGGCACCGCAGTCCGAGAG GTTCACAAGGCATATACCAATCTTGCTGCCACTGCCAGGAATCCGACGAGTTCCATAAGCTGTCTGGATCTTCGTACTCTTGCTGTGCTGGCAAACTCCACCCTGTCCAGCTCAAG GTTGGAATGTCTATTGACCCAAAGCTGTTTCAAAGATGTTTCTGTCAAACTTCCCAGCAGTCTCTTTGATATTAGGTCTCTTAATTATTGGAAAGACACTGGTAGTAACATTTATTGGTAG
- the LOC119337905 gene encoding uncharacterized protein LOC119337905 isoform X1 — protein sequence MATGREAGEAAPWEEEEQREWADLTPVCLAEAFSRLGLEDLRRGAMACCRSWRAAARSRPALFVVLDLRPAFEAVSAALLDAALDPTMHTVSLATTRRPGSPPGRRVGGSVRGGGAEGEEGGDGAEHTAERLQSQASPDDEFENEGHGGTGPPRGGLQEGAGLGALQAVAGEPAGGEGPACPREAQPPPDPHPGGGHVRAARGIPQVQGRHHGRGNPSQGIFFARGPAVAVLILLQSKGQTYVVLTEQARVPIGKFILELPAGMLDDENGDFVGTAVREVHKAYTNLAATARNPTSSISCLDLRTLAVLANSTLSSSRLECLLTQSCFKDVSVKLPSSLFDIRSLNYWKDTGSNIYW from the exons ATGGCGACCGGACgcgaggccggcgaggcggcgccgtgggaggaggaggagcagagggaGTGGGCGGATCTGACGCCCGTGTGCCTGGCGGAGGCGTTCTCACGGCTGGGCCTGGAGGACCTGCGGCGCGGCGCCATGGCGTGCTGCCGCTCCTGGCGGGCGGCCGCGCGCTCCCGGCCGGCGCTATTCGTCGTGCTCGACCTCCGCCCGGCTTTCGAGGCCGTCAGCGCTGCACTTCTGGACGCCGCACTCGACCCCACCATGCACACTGTCTCTCTCGCGACCACGCGCCGGCCAGGTTCGCCGCCTGGGCGACGGGTGGGAGGATCCGTCAGAGGAGGGGGAGCGGAGGGAGAGGAAGGCGGAGATGGCGCAGAGCACACTGCCGAGAGGCTGCAGAGCCAGGCCTCCCCCGACGACGAGTTCGAGAACGAGGGTCATGGCGGCACCGGGCCTCCCCGAGGCGGACTTCAGGAAGGCGCTGGACTCGGCGCTCTTCAGGCGGTGGCTGGAGAGCCTGCAGGCGGAGAAGGGCCTGCTTGCCCACGGGAAGCTCAGCCTCCGCCAGATCCTCATCCAG GGGGTGGACATGTTCGGGCAGCGCGTGGGATTCCTCAAGTTCAAGGCCGACATCATGGACGAGGAAACCCAAGCCAAG GGATTTTCTTTGCAAGAGGGCCTGCTGTTGCTGTGTTGATCCTTTTGCAGTCCAAAGGGCAAACTTATGTTGTTCTTACTGAACAG GCTAGAGTTCCTATTGGGAAGTTTATATTGGAGCTACCAGCTGGAATGCTAGATGATGAAAACGGCGACTTTGTTGGCACCGCAGTCCGAGAG GTTCACAAGGCATATACCAATCTTGCTGCCACTGCCAGGAATCCGACGAGTTCCATAAGCTGTCTGGATCTTCGTACTCTTGCTGTGCTGGCAAACTCCACCCTGTCCAGCTCAAG GTTGGAATGTCTATTGACCCAAAGCTGTTTCAAAGATGTTTCTGTCAAACTTCCCAGCAGTCTCTTTGATATTAGGTCTCTTAATTATTGGAAAGACACTGGTAGTAACATTTATTGGTAG
- the LOC119337905 gene encoding uncharacterized protein LOC119337905 isoform X2 translates to MATGREAGEAAPWEEEEQREWADLTPVCLAEAFSRLGLEDLRRGAMACCRSWRAAARSRPALFVVLDLRPAFEAVSAALLDAALDPTMHTVSLATTRRPGSPPGRRVGGSVRGGGAEGEEGGDGAEHTAERLQSQASPDDEFENEGHGGTGPPRGGLQEGAGLGALQAVAGEPAGGEGPACPREAQPPPDPHPGGGHVRAARGIPQVQGRHHGRGNPSQGIFFARGPAVAVLILLQSKGQTYVVLTEQARVPIGKFILELPAGMLDDENGDFVGTAVREESDEFHKLSGSSYSCCAGKLHPVQLKVGMSIDPKLFQRCFCQTSQQSL, encoded by the exons ATGGCGACCGGACgcgaggccggcgaggcggcgccgtgggaggaggaggagcagagggaGTGGGCGGATCTGACGCCCGTGTGCCTGGCGGAGGCGTTCTCACGGCTGGGCCTGGAGGACCTGCGGCGCGGCGCCATGGCGTGCTGCCGCTCCTGGCGGGCGGCCGCGCGCTCCCGGCCGGCGCTATTCGTCGTGCTCGACCTCCGCCCGGCTTTCGAGGCCGTCAGCGCTGCACTTCTGGACGCCGCACTCGACCCCACCATGCACACTGTCTCTCTCGCGACCACGCGCCGGCCAGGTTCGCCGCCTGGGCGACGGGTGGGAGGATCCGTCAGAGGAGGGGGAGCGGAGGGAGAGGAAGGCGGAGATGGCGCAGAGCACACTGCCGAGAGGCTGCAGAGCCAGGCCTCCCCCGACGACGAGTTCGAGAACGAGGGTCATGGCGGCACCGGGCCTCCCCGAGGCGGACTTCAGGAAGGCGCTGGACTCGGCGCTCTTCAGGCGGTGGCTGGAGAGCCTGCAGGCGGAGAAGGGCCTGCTTGCCCACGGGAAGCTCAGCCTCCGCCAGATCCTCATCCAG GGGGTGGACATGTTCGGGCAGCGCGTGGGATTCCTCAAGTTCAAGGCCGACATCATGGACGAGGAAACCCAAGCCAAG GGATTTTCTTTGCAAGAGGGCCTGCTGTTGCTGTGTTGATCCTTTTGCAGTCCAAAGGGCAAACTTATGTTGTTCTTACTGAACAG GCTAGAGTTCCTATTGGGAAGTTTATATTGGAGCTACCAGCTGGAATGCTAGATGATGAAAACGGCGACTTTGTTGGCACCGCAGTCCGAGAG GAATCCGACGAGTTCCATAAGCTGTCTGGATCTTCGTACTCTTGCTGTGCTGGCAAACTCCACCCTGTCCAGCTCAAG GTTGGAATGTCTATTGACCCAAAGCTGTTTCAAAGATGTTTCTGTCAAACTTCCCAGCAGTCTCTTTGA
- the LOC119337905 gene encoding uncharacterized protein LOC119337905 isoform X5 has translation MATGREAGEAAPWEEEEQREWADLTPVCLAEAFSRLGLEDLRRGAMACCRSWRAAARSRPALFVVLDLRPAFEAVSAALLDAALDPTMHTVSLATTRRPGSPPGRRVGGSVRGGGAEGEEGGDGAEHTAERLQSQASPDDEFENEGHGGTGPPRGGLQEGAGLGALQAVAGEPAGGEGPACPREAQPPPDPHPGGGHVRAARGIPQVQGRHHGRGNPSQDCLDTNRVWISKSKYRDHQVGADRIEQGEELRQTKARNICASPGFAKSFVLA, from the exons ATGGCGACCGGACgcgaggccggcgaggcggcgccgtgggaggaggaggagcagagggaGTGGGCGGATCTGACGCCCGTGTGCCTGGCGGAGGCGTTCTCACGGCTGGGCCTGGAGGACCTGCGGCGCGGCGCCATGGCGTGCTGCCGCTCCTGGCGGGCGGCCGCGCGCTCCCGGCCGGCGCTATTCGTCGTGCTCGACCTCCGCCCGGCTTTCGAGGCCGTCAGCGCTGCACTTCTGGACGCCGCACTCGACCCCACCATGCACACTGTCTCTCTCGCGACCACGCGCCGGCCAGGTTCGCCGCCTGGGCGACGGGTGGGAGGATCCGTCAGAGGAGGGGGAGCGGAGGGAGAGGAAGGCGGAGATGGCGCAGAGCACACTGCCGAGAGGCTGCAGAGCCAGGCCTCCCCCGACGACGAGTTCGAGAACGAGGGTCATGGCGGCACCGGGCCTCCCCGAGGCGGACTTCAGGAAGGCGCTGGACTCGGCGCTCTTCAGGCGGTGGCTGGAGAGCCTGCAGGCGGAGAAGGGCCTGCTTGCCCACGGGAAGCTCAGCCTCCGCCAGATCCTCATCCAG GGGGTGGACATGTTCGGGCAGCGCGTGGGATTCCTCAAGTTCAAGGCCGACATCATGGACGAGGAAACCCAAGCCAAG ATTGCCTAGACACAAACAGGGTTTGGATATCCAAGAGTAAGTATAGAGATCATCAGGTAGGTGCAGATAGGATAGAACAGGGTGAGGAGCTGCGACAGACTAAGGCGCGCAATATATGCGCTTCACCAGGGTTTGCCAAATCGTTTGTGTTAGCATGA